In the genome of Pempheris klunzingeri isolate RE-2024b chromosome 11, fPemKlu1.hap1, whole genome shotgun sequence, one region contains:
- the LOC139210365 gene encoding semaphorin-3F-like, translating into MTVTMTASGAQLLLLALCVYRGSGLQQSAPRVRLSFKELMDTRAARPFSFSFNTSDYRILLMDQDQGRLYLGSREYLVALDMHNVNKEPLIIHWPASAKRKGECQMTGKGRQGECANFVRLIEPWNRTHLYTCGTGAYQPICTFINRGWRAEDYLFRLVPGYVDSGKGKCSYDPKQENIAVLIDGNLYAGVHIDFMSTDATLFRTMGGRTAIRTEQYDSRWLNEPVFVQIQQIPDSAERNDDKLYFFFREKSLDSSGGASPSVLARVGRVCLNDEGGQKSLVNRWTTFLKARLICSVIGDDGVETPFDELRDVFIQPTQDERNPMVYALFTTAGSVFKGSAVCVYSMADIRNVFNGPFAHKHGHNYQWTEYTGKIPYPRPGTCPGGTFTPGIRSSKNFSDEAVNFIRSHPLMFHPVYPIHRRPLVVRTGVDYRFTALVVDQVDAVDGRYEVLFLGTDRGTVQKVIVLPKDPTSMEELTLEEVEVFRTRAPVKTMKISSKRQQLYVSSDAGLTQVSLHRCGVYGRACSDCCLARDPYCAWDGESCSAFTPSTKRRSRRQDVKHGDPLRQCRGFNAKVEKRLRETVQFGVEGSSTFLECQPRSPQATVKWLFQREGKRKLLNRVGGILKTNHGILLKSLNQSDAGLYHCLATENNFKHTVARVALRILDRDIVLALTAQDEYEEPKTRQAGPYSSLVSTPFPPEIRLINQYCQSYWDQLNPKQQQQRKRTSRRHTESQDQGLG; encoded by the exons ATGACTGTTACCATGACAGCATCTGGAGCCCAACTCCTCCTGTTGGCCTTATGTGTTTACAGAGGCTCGGGCCTGCAGCAGTCTGCCCCGCGGGTTCGCCTCTCCTTCAAAG AACTGATGGACACAAGGGCAGCGCGTCCCTTCAGTTTCTCCTTCAACACCAGCGACTACCGCATCCTCCTGATGGATCAGGATCAGGGCCGTCTGTACCTGGGCAGCCGGGAGTACCTAGTGGCTCTGGACATGCACAATGTCAACAAGGAGCCACTAATA ATCCACTGGCCGGCGTCTGCTAAGAGAAAGGGAGAATGTCAGATGACAGGAAAGGGAAGACAG GGTGAATGCGCCAACTTTGTGCGTTTGATAGAGCCGTGGAACCGCACCCACCTCTACACCTGTGGAACGGGGGCGTACCAACCTATCTGCACATTCATCAACAGAGGCTGGAGGGCGGAG GACTACCTGTTTAGGCTGGTCCCTGGGTATGTGGATTCAGGGAAGGGAAAGTGCTCCTATGATCCCAAACAGGAGAACATTGCAGTTCTGATTG ATGGTAACCTATATGCCGGGGTCCATATTGACTTCATGAGTACAGATGCTACTCTGTTTAGGACCATGGGAGGGAGAACGGCAATCAGGACAGAGCAGTATGACTCCAGGTGGCTCAACG AGCCCGTGTTTGTTCAGATCCAGCAGATCCCTGACAGTGCAGAAAGGAACGACGACAAGCTTTACTTCTTTTTCCGTGAGAAGAGTCTAGACTCGAGCGGCGGGGCGAGTCCCAGCGTTTTAGCCAGAGTGGGAAGAGTGTGTCTG AATGATGAAGGAGGGCAGAAGTCCCTGGTGAACCGCTGGACGACGTTCCTGAAGGCTCGCCTTATCTGTTCAGTGATAGGAGACGATGGAGTGGAGACACCATTTGATGAACTAC GGGACGTGTTTATTCAGCCCACACAGGATGAGCGAAACCCTATGGTGTACGCTCTCTTCACCACAGCAGG CTCTGTGTTCAAGGGCTCAGCAGTCTGTGTGTACTCAATGGCTGATATACGCAATGTCTTCAATGGACCGTTTGCCCACAAACACGGCCATAACTACCAATGGACAGAGTATACGGGCAAGATTCCCTACCCACGGCCTGGAACA TGTCCTGGAGGAACTTTCACTCCTGGTATCCGTTCCTCCAAGAACTTTTCAGACGAGGCTGTGAATTTCATCAGATCCCATCCCCTCATGTTCCATCCAGTTTATCCTATCCACCGCCGCCCCCTGGTGGTGAGGACCGGCGTGGACTACCGCTTCACTGCCCTGGTGGTGGATCAGGTGGATGCTGTGGATGGACGCTACGAGGTGCTCTTCCTGGGGACGG ATCGAGGCACTGTCCAAAAAGTTATAGTTTTGCCTAAGGATCCGACGAGCATGGAGGAGCTGACGCTAGAGGAAGTGGAGGTTTTCCGG ACCAGAGCTCCAGTCAAAACAATGAAGATATCCTCTAAAAGA caacagctgTACGTGTCATCAGACGCGGGGCTGACCCAGGTGTCGCTGCATCGCTGTGGTGTGTACGGCAGGGCCTGCTCTGACTGCTGTCTGGCACGAGACCCCTACTGCGCCTGGGATGGAGAGAGCTGCTCGGCCTTCACCCCGTCCACCAAGAG gaggagcagaaggCAGGATGTTAAACACGGTGACCCACTGAGGCAGTGCAGAGGCTTTAATGCCAAAG tggagaAACGTCTGAGAGAGACGGTGCAGTTTGGGGTGGAGGGCAGCAGCACCTTCTTGGAGTGTCAGCCTCGCTCTCCCCAGGCCACGGTCAAGTGGCTCTTccagagggaaggaaagaggaaactG CTCAACCGTGTGGGAGGTATTCTGAAGACCAACCATGGTATCCTCCTGAAGTCCCTCAACCAATCAGACGCGGGGCTCTACCACTGCCTCGCCACTGAGAACAATTTCAAACACACGGTGGCCCGTGTGGCGCTGCGCATCCTGGACCGAGACATCGTTTTAGCTCTCACTGCTCAAGATGAGTACGAGGAGCCAAAAACTCGCCAAGCGGGACCTTACTCCTCCCTAGTCTCCACACCCTTCCCACCTGAGATTAGACTGATTAACCAGTACTGCCAGTCCTACTGGGACCAGCTCAAtcccaagcagcagcagcagcgcaaGCGCACCAGCCGCAGGCACACAGAGAGCCAGGACCAAGGCCTCGGCTAG